A region of Aquarana catesbeiana isolate 2022-GZ linkage group LG08, ASM4218655v1, whole genome shotgun sequence DNA encodes the following proteins:
- the LOC141104698 gene encoding uncharacterized protein produces MLRCVVTGCPSKANRATSRRGVRLHTFPRDLGQIGSWLRLTGQNFGDLDRLAQQICSDRDVADGVRMCSAHFTKDSYLTDYPTKLLRADAVPTVFPKRRAAHQPPAVNAEPDLAAGDGLLPEEMPNVNAAPEPLVLENGASESSTEKKEIPSQPNEKVLALTLEIIYLLTGESYGPIKKKSGHPPPSSLTSEGNTNKKILEVTQKIIELLTGEVPIRCQDVTVYFSMEEWEYIEGHKDLYKDVMMENQPPLTSPDGSSNGNPPERCPRPLYSRDSTQEDQEIPQVDHQVLQDYSDKNLIYVEAEEAEDPYVMGDDPCKEEEIPPEISTDPGEIQRDVHTEEEVEEHVRIKEEEVPMEITTAGSRNPPERCPRPLYCWDSTQEDQEIPQEAQEENLITVKVEGKEGDKDPCGVMDDEPCKKEEIPPEVSTDESNNGNPPERCPHPQSQEEPQVQINCMEAENQKFLDIAAELEIATEEEGYIGANKLSREKRFLKFAVGEERIPAGTSKGKLSQRDPPKKPSYLPKFGGGVIAYSSLQKSTLAHSQSPSSKHELFSCSICGKCYISKRRLEIHEESHREQKTTLYFCTDCGKSYRTEKSMTMHRRIHSQKIYQCPDCRKIFEQIYYLVLHMRGHREGLQNGQEDKAL; encoded by the exons ATGCTGCGTTGCGTGGTAACGGGGTGCCCCAGCAAGGCCAACCGGGCCACCTCCCGCCGGGGTGTCAGGTTGCACACCTTCCCCCGAGACCTGGGCCAGATCGGCTCCTGGCTGCGGCTCACCGGACAGAACTTCGGAGACCTGGACCGGCTGGCCCAGCAGATCTGCTCGGACAGGGACGTGGCGGACGGCGTGCGCATGTGCTCCGCCCACTTCACCAAAGACTCTTACCTCACCGACTACCCCACAAAGCTGCTGAGGGCAGATGCCGTGCCCACCGTCTTCCCCAAACGAAGAGCCGCGCACCAACCCCCGGCCGTGAACGCTGAACCGGATTTGGCGGCAGGAGATGGGCTTCTTCCAGAAGAGATGCCTAATGTCAACGCCGCGCCGGAGCCTCTAGTCCTGGAG AATGGGGCATCAGAGTCTTCTACAGAGAAGAAGGAAATCCCAAGTCAACCCAATGAGAAGGTATTAGCTCTGactctggagatcatctacctgctgaccggagag AGTTATGGACCCATAAAAAAGAAGTCTGGTCATCCTCCACCTTCCTCCCTGACGTCCGAGGGAAACACCAACAAGAAGATCCTGgaagtcacccagaagatcattgagctgctgacaggagag gttcctataaggtgtcaggatgtcactgtctatttctccatggaggagtgggagtatatagaaggacacaaggatctctacaaggacgtcatgatggagaatcagccgcccctcacatcaccgg atggatccagtaatgggaacccaccagagagatgtccccgtcctctgtattcccgggattccacacaagaaGATCAGGAGATCCCTCAGGTTGATCACCAGGTCCTGCAGGATTATTCT GATAAAAATCTGATCTATGTTGAAGCTGAAGAAGCAGAAGATCCGTATGTGATGGGTGATGATCCATGTAAGGAGGAGGAGatccctccagagatcagcacag ACCCCGGAGAGATTCAGAGAGATGTCCATACTGAGGAGGAGGTAGAAGAACATGTGAGGATTAAAGAGGAGGAAGTTCCTATGGAGATCACCACAG CGGGATccagaaatcccccagagagatgtccccgtcctctgtattgctgggattccacacaggaagatcaggaGATCCCTCAGGAGGCTCAG GAGGAAAATCTGATTACTGTTAAAGTTGAAGGTAAAGAAGGAGATAAAGATCCATGTGGGGTGATGGACGATGAGCCGTGTAagaaagaggaaatccctccagaggTCAGCACAG atgaatccaataatgggaacccaccagagagatgtccccatccacAGTCCCAAGAAGAACCTCAGGTGCAGATAAATTGTATGGAG GCTGAAAACCAGAAATTTTTGGATATAGCAGCTGAATTGGAGATTGCGACAGAAGAGGAGGGGTACATTGGGGCCAACAAACTCTCTAGAGAAAAGCGGTTTCTGAAATTTGCAGTAGGAGAGGAGCGAATTCCTGCAGGGACTAGCAaag GTAAACTAAGCCAGAGGGACCCTCCTAAAAAACCGAGCTACCTCCCGAAATTCGGCGGTGGAGTAATTGCCTACAGCAGTCTACAAAAGAGCACCTTGGCCCACAGTCAGTCCCCTTCCAGCAAACACGAGCTGTTTTCCTGCTCAATCTGTGGAAAATGCTACATCTCCAAGCGGAGACTGGAGATCCACGAGGAGTCCCACAGGGAACAGAAGACAACGTTGTATTTCTGTACGGACTGTGGGAAGTCTTACCGCACAGAGAAGAGTATGACTATGCACCGGAGGATACACAGCCAAAAGATATACCAGTGTCCAGACTGCAGAAAGATATTCGAACAGATCTACTACCTGGTCTTACATATGAGAGGCCACAGGGAAGGCCTTCAAAATGGCCAGGAGGATAAAGCTTTATAA